Proteins encoded within one genomic window of Balaenoptera musculus isolate JJ_BM4_2016_0621 chromosome 12, mBalMus1.pri.v3, whole genome shotgun sequence:
- the TAAR9 gene encoding LOW QUALITY PROTEIN: trace amine-associated receptor 9 (The sequence of the model RefSeq protein was modified relative to this genomic sequence to represent the inferred CDS: deleted 2 bases in 2 codons; substituted 1 base at 1 genomic stop codon) — MVKNFSQAEAVELCYKNVIGSCLKTPHSPGPRAILYAVLSFGAVLAVFGNLLVITAILHFRQLHTSTKFLIASLACADFLVGVTVTPFNTVRPLESCWNFGESYRKFHTCFDNSFCFASLSHLCCNSIDRYIAVTDPLTYPTKFTDSVSGICIVLSWFFSVTYSFSIFHTGVNEEGVEDLVVAVTCVGGCPASLHQNWVLLCFLLFFIPTVAMVFFIYGKVFLVAKYQARKIEGTASQVQPSSESYKERVTKRERKAAKTLGIAMAAFLVSWLPYIIDAIIDAYMNFITPPYAYEILVWCVYCNSAMNPLIXAFFYPWFRKAIKLIASVKVLGSDSSTINLFSEEADVY; from the exons ATGGTGAAAAATTTCTCCCAAGCTGAAGCTGTGGAACTCTGCTACAAGAACGTGATCGGGTCCTGTCTTAAGACTCCTCACTCACCAGGTCCTCGGGCAATTCTGTATGCAGTCCTCAGTTTTGGGGCCGTGCTGGCTGTGTTTGGAAACTTACTGGTCATTACTGCTATCCTTCACTTCAGACAGCTGCACACGTCTACAAAGTTTCTGATCGCATCCCTGGCGTGTGCGGACTTCTTGGTGGGAGTGACTGTGACGCCCTTTAACACAGTGAGGCCTCTGGAGAGCTGCTGGAACTTTGGGGAGAGTTACCGTAAATTTCATACATGTTTCGATAATTCCTTCTGTTTTGCTTCTTTATCTCATTTATGCTGTAACTCTATTGACAGATATATTGCTGTTACTGATCCTCTGACCTACCCAACCAAGTTTACTGACTCGGTTTCAGGAATATGCATTGTTCTCTCTTGGTTCTTTTCTGTCACATACAGTTTTTCTATCTTTCACACAGGGGTCAATGAGGAAGGGGTTGAGGACCTAGTAGTTGCTGTCACCTGTGTAGGAGGCTGTCCGGCTTCACTGCATCAAAATTGGGTA ctactttgttttcttctattctttatACCCACTGTTGCCATGGTGTTT TTTATATACGGTAAGGTATTTTTGGTGGCTAAATATCAGGCCAGGAAGATAGAAGGTACAGCCAGCCAAGTTCAGCCCTCCTCAGAGAGTTATAAGGAAAgagtgacaaagagagagagaaaagctgcTAAAACATTGGGTATTGCTATGGCAGCTTTTCTGGTCTCTTGGCTTCCATACATTATTGATGCTATAATTGACGCTTATATGAATTTTATAACTCCTCCTTATGCTTATGAGATTTTAGTGTGGTGTGTTTATTGTAATTCAGCTATGAACCCCTTGATATAGGCTTTCTTTTATCCATGGTTTCGGAAGGCAATAAAACTTATTGCAAGTGTCAAAGTCTTAGGAAGTGATTCATCAACAATTAATTTATTCTCTGAGGAAGCAGATGTATATTGA